Sequence from the Pirellulales bacterium genome:
CGGTCGAACAACTCGGCCCCGTGCTCGGCAAGCAGGGCCTTGTTCGCGGTGACGACGTCTTTGCCGTTTTCCAGCAGCCGCAGCATGACGGTCCGCGCCGGTTCGAGCCCCCCCATGAGTTGGGCCACGAGCGTGATCTCGGGGTTGCAGACGACGTCGTCGAGCTTGTCGGTGAGCACTCCCGCGGGAAGGTCGCAGTCACGCGCCTTCTTCAGATCGCGGACGACCGCCTTTTCGAGCCAGAGGGTCCGCCCCGCGTGCCGGGCCGTGCGGTCGCCATGGTCGAGCAGAATGCGGGCGACCCCGCTGCCGACGGTTCCCAGGCCGATGATGCCGACTTTGGTTTTTTGCATGGCGGACTCGACCCGTACGGAACAAGCGATGTGAAAGGCGACGTTTTGCGGCACGCGAACCCCAAGCAAGCGGGGGTTGTCAGCCCCCCAGCGGCAGAGGACCACGTTGCGATGCATTGCGCCAGGGCCGCACCGGAGTTTGACTCCTCCCGGCCGCATCGCCCCTGCTATCCGCTCGGCGACGGGCCGTGCGTAAGCCTGCTATCGTACTCGCCGAATTCGAGCAACGTCAAACGGCGCCGTGGTTTGCGCCGCGACGGGGGGGCAGTAGAATCGGCGGACTTTCCGGGCGGGCGAAGGCGCCGGGGGCGGGGACGCCCCGGCTCGCTCGAATTGTCGCTGCTCGCCTGACCTCCGATCTCTCCCCCTTGGCCTCTCAACTCTGACCTCTCCGCGATGCCTCGCTATAACCCTGCGACGATCGAGCCCAAGTGGCAAGCCTTTTGGGAGCAGCACGCCACTTTCGCGGCGCCGCGGCTGCCGTTGGGGCCCAAGCTCTACGTGCTCGACATGTTCCCCTACCCCAGCGGCGACGGCCTGCACGTGGGGCACCCCGAGGGGTACACCGCCACCGATATCGTCTGCCGGGCGGCCCGCATGCAGGGCAGGAGCGTCGTCCACCCGATGGGATTCGATGCCTTCGGGTTGCCGGCCGAGGAACATGCGATCAAGACGGGCGAGCACCCCCGCGTGCAGACCGAGCGGAACATCGCCACGTTCCGTCGGCAACTGAAGATGCTCGGCTTCAGCTACGACTGGGGACGCGAGCTGGCCACGACCGACTTCGACTACGTCCGCTGGACGCAGTGGATCTTCCTGCAGATCTACGACACCTGGTTCGACGTTGAGACGCAGCGCGGCCGGCCGATCAGCGAATTGCCGATTCCCCCTGAGGTGAAGAAGCAGGGCGAGGGCGCAGTGCGCGCGTACCAGGATGAACGCCGCTTGGCGTACCAGAGCCACGCCCCCGTGAATTGGTGCCCGGCGCTGGGCACCGTGCTGGCGAACGAGGAGGTGATCGACGGCAAGAGCGAGCGCGGCGACCACCCAGTGGTTCGCATGCCGTTGCGGCAGTGGATGCTGCGGATTACGGCGTATGCCGATCGGTTGGAACGCGACCTGGAAGGGCTCGACTGGCACGACGGAATCAAGGCGCTGCAAAGGAACTGGATCGGACGCAGCACGGGCGCGGAGGTGGATTTCCAAATAGCCCCCGGTGATTCACCGGGGGCTCAATCGGCGAAGCGCGCATTTCCCGAGAAACCTGCCGACGACGTGCTCCGCATCTACACGACGCGCCCCGACACGCTGTTCGGCGCCACGTACATGGTGATCGCGCCGGAGCATCCGCTCGTCGACCGCCTCACGACCCCCGAGCATCGCGACGCGGTGAAGGCCTTTTGCCACGCTGCGTCGACCAAGAGCGATCTCGACCGCACCGAGCTCGCCAAGGAGAAAACCGGCGTCTTCACCGGCAGCTATGCGATCAATCCCGTCAACGGCGAGCCGATCCCCGTATGGGTCGCCGACTACGTGCTCATCAGCTACGGCACGGGCGCCATCATGGCCGTCCCGGCGCACGACGAGCGCGACTTCGAGTTCGCTAAGCAGTACGACATTCCCGTGCGCGCCGTCGTCCAGCCGCGGGACCCTGTCCCGCCGGCAGAAGCGGCCAAGATCCTCGCCGGCGAGCAAGTCTACGCCGAGCCCGGCGTCGCCATCAATTCGGGCAAGTTCAACGGCTTGACGACCGACGAGTTCAAAAAGCAGATCACCGCTTGGCTCGCCGAGCGGGGGCTCGGGCGCGAGGCGGTCAACTACAAGCTTCGCGACTGGCTGTTCAGTCGGCAGCGGTTTTGGGGCGAGCCGTTCCCGATCCTCCACGAGCTTGACGCCGACGGCCAGCCGACCGGCCGCGTGCGTACGGTTCCCGAGGATCAACTGCCGGTCGACCTGCCGCACCTCGACGACTACAAGCCTCACGGCCGGCCCGAACCCCCGCTCGACAAGGCGCCGGCGGAGTGGCTCTACCCGGTCGTCGACGGTGTGCGCTACAAGCGCGAGACGAATACGATGCCCCAGTGGGCCGGTTCGTGCTGGTATTACTTGCGGTTCCTCGATCCGCGTAACGCCGACGCGGCGATCGACCCCGAGGTCGAGAAGGCGTGGATGCCGATCGACCTCTATGTCGGCGGGGCTGAGCATGCGGTGCTCCACCTGCTGTACTCGCGGTTCTGGCACAAGGTGCTCTACGACCGGGGGGTGGTCAGCACGCCCGAGCCGTTCCAGAAGCTCGTCAACCAGGGGATGATTCTCGGCGAGAACAACGAGAAGATGTCCAAGAGCCGGGGGAACGTCATCAACCCCGACGAAGTGGTGCGCGAGTACGGCGCCGACGCCCTGCGGCTGTACGAGATGTTCATGGGTCCGCTCGAGGCGACCAAGCCCTGGAGCATGGAGGGGGTCAACGGCGTCTACAACTTCCTGGGTCGAGTGTGGCGATTGATCGTCGACGACCGGGCCGACGAGATCGCCTTGCATCCTGCGATGACGACTGCGGACCCCGACGAGGAGGAGTTGCGGGTGGTTCACCGCACGGTGAAGGCGGTGACCGACGACCTGACGAAGCTGCAGTTCAACACGGCGATCGCCCGGATGATGGAGTTCACCAACCATTTCACCAAAGCCGAGCGGCGTCCCAAGGCGTGTATGGAAACGCTCGTGCTGCTGCTTTCGCCGTTTGCGCCCCACCTGGGCGAGGAATTGTGGTCGATCCTGGGGCACGTCGACTCGCTCGCCTACGAGCCCTGGCCCCAGTACGACGAGGCCCTGCTCGCCGAGGCGACGATCGAGGTCCCGGTGCAGATCAACGGCAAGGTGCGCAGCAAGGTCCATGTCCCGGCCGACGCCTCACAGGCCGCAGTCCTGGACGCCGCCAAGGCCGACGCCAAGATCGCCGAGCAGCTTGCAGGCAAACAGATCGTCAAAGAGGTGTACGTCCCGGGACGTCTGGTCAACTTCGTGGTCAAGTGACTTTCCGAGACGTTTCCGCGAGCGCCCGTGGCTTCGCGACTCCTTCCTGGCAACTCTGTGACCTCTGCAATCTCTGTGGTAAAACGGTGACCGACGCCCGCGGTCGGGCGCTTTTCTTTCTGGAACAGGCAGCTTAAGGGTTCGGTGCTATGCGTAACGCTGTCGCGGTCGTGCTCGGTGGCGGACAGGGATCCCGGTTGAGGCCGCTTACCAACTATCGGTCGAAGCCCGCCGTGCCCCTGGCCGGCAAATACCGGCTGATTGACATCCCCATTTCGAACTGCCTCAACAGCGGGCTCAACCGCATCTACGTGCTGACGCAGTTCTTGTCGGTGAGCCTCCACCGGCACATCCGCGGCACGTACCGGTTCGACAACTTCAGCGGCGGATTCGTCGAGATTCTTGCCGCCCAGCAGACCATGGCCGAGGGGACCGACTGGTATCAGGGGACCGCCGACGCCGTGCGGAAGAACCTGCGTTACATGACCCAGGCGGGGATCGATTACGTGGTGATCCTCTCCGGGGATCAACTCTACCGCATGGACTTTGCGGCGATGCTGAGAACGCACATCGACTCGGGGGCCGACGCCACGATCGCCGCCAAGCCGTTCCACAGCAGCGAGGCCGACGCCCTGGGCGTGATGCGGATCGACGACTCGGGCCGGGTGATCGGCTTCGTCGAGAAACCGAAGACCGAGGAACAGCTCGCCAGCGTTCGCATGGATCCCGCCTGGTTCGACGCCCGCGGCGTGGTCAGCGGCGGGCGCGACTGTCTGGCGAGCATGGGAATCTACATCTTCTCCAGCCGCGTGCTCAGCGAACTGCTGGAAGGAGACAACCACCAGGATTTCGGCAAGGAAGTGTTCCCCCACGCCATCGATCGCCGCAAGGTGCAGGTCCACCTGTTCGACGGCTACTGGGAGGACATCGGAACGATCCGGTCGTTTTTCGACGCAAACCTGCAGCTCGCCCAGCCGAATGCGCCGTTCGACCTCACCGACGCGGTGGCGCCAATCTACACCCGGCCGCGGTTTTTGCCCCCGTCGCGGTTCGACGGGGCGAAGATCTCGGGAAGCCTCATCGCCGACGGGTGCGTCATCGAGCCGGGGGCGGTCATCGAGAACAGCGTCGTCGGCGTCCGCTGCCGGATCGGCCGAGGGGTGACGATCCGCAACAGCGTCCTGATGGGCGCCGACTTCTACGAGTCGCCGCGCGGACTGGCCGCGTCGGAAGGGGCGGGACTTCCGCCGATCGGGATCGGCGCGGGGGCGACGATCGAGGGGGCGATCGTCGACAAGAACTGTCGCATCGGCCCCGGGGCCCAAGTCGTCAACAACGACGGGATCGGCGAGGGAAAGGCGGGCGATTTCTGCATGGTGAGCGAGGGGATTTTGGTCGTCGAGAAAGACGCCGCTCTCCCCGCCAACTGGCGAGGCTAGCCGATTTGGGGCTCGGGCGCGGCTCGGTCAGTCGACGTGTCCAACCCAGCCAGTCCGCGCAACCCCACCCGCGACTCCCGCGCCGGCCCGCCCGGAGCCGACCGGTCGATGGTCGCCGAGCGGACTCCCGGGCATAATGAGGGGGTCCCCCCGCGGCGATCGCGCGACCTTGCCGCCGCCGGGGACGAACTGATCTCACCACGAATTCGCGGCTCGGTCCGATCGCTTGCCAGCGTCGATCGACGCACAGTTTCCTGCAGGAGCTACCTAGCCATGCGGCAGTTCTCGTTTACGAGTTTCATGACTTGCGGCGTTGCCGCCCTCGTTCTCGGAGCGACGGCTTCAGCCTACGCCGCCGAAACGGCGTACCTCGACGAACCGACTCCTCCGCCCCCGCCCAAGGCGATGGGCAAGCTGAAGATCCCTGAGAAGTACGAGGACGGAAAGGTCCGCGTCGAGCGCGAAGTGATCCGCATGTCGGACGACACGGTCGTCAATGACGGACTGTTCACCGAGTACTACCACGACGGCCAGAAGTTTGCTGAGGGGACCTTTAAGCAGGGGATCCACAACGGCACGTGGACCTTCTGGCATCCCAACGGCCAGATTTGCAAGGTCGTGACGTTCGTCGACGGGCTGCCCGACGGCGAATGGGACGTGTTCGACGAGAAGGGCAATCTCGCCGCCCACAAAGGGTACGCCAAGGGGCTCCGCGCCGGCACATGGACCACGTACTACGACGACGGCAAGACCCCGAAGATCGTTCAGTCCTGGAAGGACAACAAACTCACCGGCGAGCGGAGGACCTTCCACCCCAACGGGAAGGTGAATCAAGAGTCGCACTTCGTCGATGGCCTGCTCGACGGAATGGTCGTCGAGCACGACCCCTCCGGCCGCAAGACCGCCGAGGCGAACTTCAAGGCCGGCAAACGCGAAGGGAAGTTCACCCAGTGGGCGCCCGACGGCACGGCGACCGTTGTGAACTACCGCGACGACAAGCCCGTCATGGAGTGATCCGCCACTGGCGCCAATAGGAACCGCCTGCCGAAATCGCTGGTGACCAGAGCCGGCGAATTGTTGGGCTGCGATCATCGACGTTGTTCCGAGGTTGGCGAGAGCTCTGTCGGCAATTTTGGCGGCTGCCTGTTGCACAGCCCGGAACTCGGCTGCGACATTGCCGGTCCCCTGCCGACCCCGGGCCGACGGGGGGCATTTCTGATACAATCCCCCCGAACCGGGACGATCCGGCCGCGCCCGCGCGGGCCTACGCCGGGCCGAGCGCCGGTGAAGGCGACCCGGCGGCGTCCCGTCTCGCGGGTTGCCGCGGATCGGGCTTCCGCCGACTTCGCGCATTTCTCCTGTGAGCGTCACGACCATGGACGATTCGTCTCCGCCCCCCAAGAAACCCTCTGGCGCTCAACGAATCAATCTCGGCCCCCTCGTGCTGCTGTTGGTTCTGGGGTTCGCCGTGGCGATGGCGATAAGCGGCTCGTGGAGCGAGGTCAAGAGCCTTGCTTACACCGAGTTGCTCGACGCGATCGAGGCGGGGAACGTCGCCTCGGTGACGTTCGTCGGCGGGGACCACGTCAAAGGGGAGTTCAAACCTCCCGTCGAAGCGGCTGCGGGGGCGGCCCCGACGGCTGGCGAGGAGACGCCCTCGACGTCCGACGCACCCGCGTCAGCAGCCAAACCGGCCGCGGCGGAGAACAAACCGGCGCCGGGGCAGGTGTTCGTCTGCACGTTGCCGCCTCAAACCGGCGAGGCGTTTCTGCAAGCCCTGCGCGACGCCGGGGTGCAAGTCGCCGCTGAGGAGCCGGCCAATTACGGCGACATCCTGGCGCTGGCGACCTTCGCCCTGCTGGTGGCGATGATCATCGCCGCGTGGTCGATGATGCGTCGTACTCGCGAGCAGATGATGGGAGGCGGCATGCTGTCCGGCGTCACCAAGAGCCCGGCCCGCCGGTATGACGAACAGGCCCAGCGCGTCACGTTCGACGACGTCGCGGGACTGGGAGGAGTGAAAAGCGATCTCAAGGAATTGGTCGACTTTCTCAAGTCGCCCGAGAAGTTCCAGCGCCTTGGCGCCCAGCCCCCGAAAGGGGTGCTGCTGATGGGCCCCCCCGGCACCGGCAAGACGTTGCTGGCCCGCGCCGTCGCCGGCGAGGCAGGCGTGCCGTTCTTTTCGATCAGCGGGTCGGAGTTCATCCAACTTTTCGTGGGGGTCGGCGCCGGCCGGGTCCGCGACATGTTCAAGACCGCCAAGGAGAACGCCCCCTCGATCCTGTTCATCGACGAGATTGACGCGGTCGGCCGGCAGCGCGGAGCCGGGCTCGGCGGCGGTCACGACGAGCGCGAGCAGACGCTCAACCAGATCCTCAGCGAGATGGACGGCTTCACCCCCGCAAGCACCGTGATTGTCGTTGCCGCCACCAACCGGCCCGATGTCCTTGATCCCGCCCTGCTGCGTCCCGGGCGGTTCGATCGACACATCACCGTCGACCGTCCCACGGTCGCGGGGCGCAAGGCCTTGTTCGAGCTTCACGCCCGCAAGGTGCCGATTGACGAATCGGTCGACTTCGATCGCTTGGCTCGCGCCACCGTCGGACTCACCGGGGCCGACATCCGCAACATCGTCAACGAAGCGGCCCTTTGGGCCACGCGGCGGAACAAGGAGCACGTCGGCTCCGAGGATTTCGAGTACGCCCGCGACAAGGTCATCATGGGGGGCCGACGCGAAGAGGTTCTCAACGAGAAGGAAAAACTGGTCACCGCCTACCACGAGGCGGGGCACGCGGTGCTCGCCTGGCTGCTGCCGGGCAGCGACTTGGTGCACAAGGTGACGATCGTTCCGCGCGGGCGGGCCCTGGGAGTCACGCAACTGGTTCCCGAAGAGGACCGCCACAACATCTCGCAGCAGTCGCTCGAAGCCCGGATCGTGATGGGCCTGGGAGGCCGCACCGCCGAGAAGTTGCAGTTCGACGAATACAGCGCCGGCGCCGAGAGCGATCTGAAGATGGTCACGCAAATCGCCCGCCGTATGGTGACTCGCTGGGGGATGAGCGAACGCGTCGGGCCGATCGCCTACGCCAACAGCGAGGAGCATCCGTTCCTCGGTCGCGAAATCGTGCAGGAAGAACGGCAGTTCAGCGAACACACGGCCCGCATGATCGACGAGGAGGTCGCCCGGATCATCAACGACTGCGCCGAACGGGCCGTCGCCATGCTCGGCGAGCATCGCGACAAACTCGATAAACTGTCGCTAGCGCTGTTGGAAGACGAGGAGCTCGACGTCGACGAAATCGCCGCACTGATCGGCCCTTCGGTGAACGCCCCCCGAGCCGTCGTCGCCGATGCCGCGACTTAATCCCACCTTAATCACGCGATTCTCAACCCCTTGCCCCAGCTATGCCCGACGGACACCACGGACTCTCGCACGGCGTCTACTTCACGCTCAAAGATCGCAGCCCCGCGGCGTGCGCGGCGCTGGTGTCCGCGTGCAACAAGCACCTCCCCGAGCACGAGGGGCTCGTTCACATGAGCGTCGGAATCCGGGGCGAGCAGTATCAGCGGCCGGTCAACGACCAGGATTTCGACGTGGCGCTCACGCTCGTCTTTGCGACCGAGGCGGACCACGAGCGGTATCAAGTCTCGGCCCGGCACAAACAGTTCATCGCCGAGAACGCCCCGACGTGGGCCAAAGTCCGCGTCTTCGACGCCCTCATCGGCTAGCCCGCGAATAACGCCCGCGACGACGAGCGGGGGAGGCGCCCCCCTGACCGGGCCATCCCTCCCGCCCCCGAGCCACAGCGCCGGTTCGGCCCGCTTTTTCACGGGGCCGAAGCCCCGTGCGCCGGGGGCCGGAACGCCTCGGTCCGAGCGTGCCGCGACGCCCGGGTACGCTATACTTGGAGGAACCCGCGCCGCCGGCGCGATCCGGTCCCTTACCGCCTCCGCTTGCGTCTCAGCGATGCCCCCTGCGCCCGTGTTCAGCTCCGACCACTTCATCAACCGCGAGCTCAGTTGGCTCGACTTCAACGCCCGCGTGCTGGAAGAGGCCCAGGACGCCACCAACCCGTTGTTCGAGCGGCTCAAGTTCCTGTCGATCTTCAGTTCGAACCTCGACGAGTTCTTCATGGTTCGAGTGGCGGGCTTGCGCGAGCAGGCCTTCGGCGGCGCCGCTCCTCAAGACACGGCTGCCGACGGGCTCGACTCGCTGACCCAGTTGCAGCGCATCTCCGAACGCGTCCGCGCCCTGGTGCAGCAACAGTACGCGTGCTGGAACGACGCCGTCCGCCCCGCGCTCGCCGAGCAGGGGATCCGCATCCTCCGCGAGGACGAACTCGACAAGCCGCAGCGCAAGGAGGTCGCCGCGTTCTTCCGCCAGCGGGCGTTCCCCGTGCTGACCCCCATGGCGATCGATCCCAGCCACCCCAGCCCGCGGTTCCACAATCGGGGGCTCTACCTCGGCGCGCTGTTGCACCGTATCAGCGGTCTCGGCCCGCGGACCCTGTTCGCGGTCGTGCAGATCCCGCAGGTCCTCCCGCGGCTTGTCCCGGTCGGCGAGGGGAGCGACTACGCCTTCGTGATGCTCGAGGACGTCATCGCGTCGAAGCTCCCCGAGTTGTTCGGCGGGTACGAGATCGCCCGCAGCGCGTCGTTCCGCATGACGCGCGACATGGACTACGAACTGTTGGATCAAGAGGGAGACGACTTGCTGCGGGCCATCGAAGGCCGCTTGCGCGCTCGCCAACGGGCCGAGGCCGTGCGGCTGGAAGTCTCGCGCGAGATGGGACGCGACTTCCTCGCGATGCTCATCGACGAAGAGGGGATCCGCGAGAACCTCGACGTCGCGGGGGGGCTCTACACCGAAGTCTACCGCATCGACGGCATGATCGACATGACGGGCCTCGGCGAGCTGACCCGGCTGGCCGGCAAGGACGCGCTCTGCGACCCGCCGTTCGTCCCCCGGCGCCCTCCGGGGCTGCGCAGCGGGGTCGACATCTTCTCGCAGATCGCCGATCACGACGTGCTGCTCCACCACCCGTTCGACTCCTTCGACCCGGTCGTCGAATTCGTCCGCACCGCGGCCGAGGATCCGCACGTCCTGGCGATCAAGCAAACCCTGTATCGCACCAGCGGCGACAGCCCCATCGTCAAAGCCCTCAGCTTGGCCGCCGAGAACGGCAAGCACGTCACGGCCCTGGTCGAGCTCAAGGCCCGCTTCGACGAGGCGAACAACATCAGCTGGTCTCGGCAGATGGAACGCTCGGGGGTCCACGTCGTCTACGGCTTCATGGATCTTAAGACCCACTGCAAGCTTGCCCTGGTCGTCCGGCAGGAAGGGGGCAAGGTCCGCCGCTACGTCCACCTGGGGACCGGCAACTACAACCCGACCACCGCCCGACTGTACACCGACCTGGGACTGTTCACCGCCGACCGGCAGATCGCCGACGACTCGACGGCGTTGTTCAACTTCCTCACCGGGTACTCGCAAGGGCACGAGTGGAAGAAACTGGTCGTGGCGCCCACGGACCTTCACCGCCGTACGATCGAGCTCATTGACGAACAAGCCGAGCGCTCCGCCGCGGGGAAGCCGGCTCGGATCTTCGCCAAGCTCAACTCGCTGGTCGACTCGCCGACGATCGAGGCCCTGTACCGCGCCAGCCAAGCGGGGGTTCCGATCGATCTGGTGATCCGCGGCATTTGCTGCCTGCGGCCCGGCATGCCGGGATTGTCCGAGACGATCCAGGTCCGCAGCATCGTCGACCGGTTCCTCGAACACAGCCGCATCATGGTGTTCGGCGAGGGCGCCAAGGCGCAGGTCTATCTGGGAAGCGCCGACTGGATGCCGCGGAACTTCACGCGCCGGGTCGAGGTGATGTTCCCGGTCGAGGCGCCCGCCCTGCGCGAGCGGGTCATTGAGGAAATCATCCCCGCGTACCTGCAGGACAACGCTCGGGCCCGGGTCCTGATGCCCGACGCCAGCTACGTCCGCGCCGCCGCGTGGCACGGCGAACCGGACCGCCGCGCCCAATGCGACTTGCTCGCGTTGGCCGCCTCGAGCGCGCTGCCCAAGGTGGGCGAACCGGCGATCGTCAAATCGAGCGAAAAATCCCCCGACCCGTCCTCGGGCAAGGGGAAGGCCGCGGGATAAGGCGTCTGAGTTAAGGGGCGATCGCTGGCGTACGCAGATGAGCTAGTCGCTGGGAGATCGGGCGCTATCGTAGTCGCTTCAATCGCTTCTTCGCCCGCTCTTTGATCCGCGTCGTCAGCCGCTTCGTCTTGCGAGCGACGTCTTCGCCCGCTTCGTCGGCCAGGACCAGGTCGTGCAGGCAGGCGACGTAGTTTACCTGGAGATGATCGGTGAAGTGGTCGATGCGCCGCTCCTTGAGCCCGTGCCAGAACCCGCGCAGCCGGTCCTTGGTCCGCTGCCAACCCGACAGCCGCCGCAGCTTGCCGTGGGCGTTGAAGTACATCTCCTTGCCGGCGTGACGATAACCAAACCACGGCGGCGGGACGCGGGTGACGACGTCGTTGTTGTTGACCCAGCGGAAGTGGGGAAGCCGCACGTGATTCACGTACGCCCGATCCCCCACGCGGGGACTGCCGAAGGTATGGACCCCGGCGGGTTCCGACTCGATGAACGAGATCTTGCACCGTCCCGCGCAGATCGCCGCCATGGCGCCCCCCAGCGAGTGGCCGGTGAACCACAGCGTCTTGGCGTTTGTCTCGAGCGATTCCTCGAGCTGGGGCCACAGGTGGTCCACCTCTTCCTTGAACCCCCGGTGGACGCGCCCTACGGTCTCGGCCACCGCCCACAGGGCGTTGCAGTCGGCCTTGATGTCGTTCCAGTCGTGGGGCTCGGTCCCGCGGCAGACAACGATCGCGTCGTGCTCGTTCGAGAGCATATACGCCTGCGCCCCGTCTTCGTCGAAGAACTGCAACTCGGTCAGTCCGATTTGTTCGGCCAACCGACGGGCAATCGGCTCGATGTAGTAGGCGACGTCGGCCAACTCGGCCAGCAGCAGCGCTTGCCGCCAGAAGCTCAACTCGCTGACGGGACCGGCGAGGGGCGTGCTGCGCCACTCGTGGGGGAGGCGGTCAGCGACGGCCTCGGTCGGCCGCTCCGGGGGGCGGATTTGGCGGGCCAGAACTCCCATCGACGCATGGCTCCTGCGCGCGAGTCAGGTGAAGGCGACGCGGCGGCTTACGGATTCTACAGAAAGTCGTTCACCGCCGCGAAGTGCAGGGGAAGTTTTCTTGACGACGGCGACGCTTGCCGCAGGCAACGCTGGCAAGTTGGAGGGATTGCAGCAGCGATTCGCAACCGCCCGTCAGGCCGCTTGCGGCTTGGGAGAGGAGTTCCGCTTCGCACGCCGCCACAGTTCTGCGAGGGCTTCAGGGAGCGAACGGGCCTCGCACCGGCGATACGGGCTGTCGGCCGGAAGATCGCGCATCAGCCGACGATGAGCCTCGGGCAGGGCATGGTACGGCATCGACGGAAACACGTGGTGCAAGGCGTGGAATCGCAGCCCGATCGGCGCCCACAAGCCCCCCGTGATCGGGTGATAGGGGTAGTTCACCGAATCGAGCAATTGGTCGACGAAGTTCATTTGCGAGCCGTCGTTCGTCCAGCGATGGGCGCCCAGGGTCCGCAGGGCGTTGATCCCCACGATGAAGACGCCGGTCAGATACGCCTGCACGACGAACCAGGGGGAGAGCCGCTCGTCGAACAGAATCCCCCCTGCGTAAACCATCCGCACGACGATGAACCAGATCACCGCCATGCACCCCAGTTCCTGCAGACGGATAATCCGCAAGGTGCGCTTCGTGGGAAGCGGCCGCAGGTACTTGGGGTCCATGACCATCGACGAGGCGTGCTGATGCACCCAGTCGCGAATTCGCGGACTGATCCAAGTGAGCGGCGTCAGCAACCCCCACCGTACGATCGCCAAAATGGGAATCACCAGCACCTGCGACAGGTAATACAGCAATTGCCCGACGGGCAGATTGGCCAGCGGGATGTATTCGCCGTCGTGCTCCGTGCCGTACATCTTCCGACGATGGTGATCGATGTGCGTGTAGTACACAAACGTCGGGATCAAAAACGGAATCCCCACCAGCAGGTTCCACACGA
This genomic interval carries:
- the leuS gene encoding leucine--tRNA ligase, whose translation is MPRYNPATIEPKWQAFWEQHATFAAPRLPLGPKLYVLDMFPYPSGDGLHVGHPEGYTATDIVCRAARMQGRSVVHPMGFDAFGLPAEEHAIKTGEHPRVQTERNIATFRRQLKMLGFSYDWGRELATTDFDYVRWTQWIFLQIYDTWFDVETQRGRPISELPIPPEVKKQGEGAVRAYQDERRLAYQSHAPVNWCPALGTVLANEEVIDGKSERGDHPVVRMPLRQWMLRITAYADRLERDLEGLDWHDGIKALQRNWIGRSTGAEVDFQIAPGDSPGAQSAKRAFPEKPADDVLRIYTTRPDTLFGATYMVIAPEHPLVDRLTTPEHRDAVKAFCHAASTKSDLDRTELAKEKTGVFTGSYAINPVNGEPIPVWVADYVLISYGTGAIMAVPAHDERDFEFAKQYDIPVRAVVQPRDPVPPAEAAKILAGEQVYAEPGVAINSGKFNGLTTDEFKKQITAWLAERGLGREAVNYKLRDWLFSRQRFWGEPFPILHELDADGQPTGRVRTVPEDQLPVDLPHLDDYKPHGRPEPPLDKAPAEWLYPVVDGVRYKRETNTMPQWAGSCWYYLRFLDPRNADAAIDPEVEKAWMPIDLYVGGAEHAVLHLLYSRFWHKVLYDRGVVSTPEPFQKLVNQGMILGENNEKMSKSRGNVINPDEVVREYGADALRLYEMFMGPLEATKPWSMEGVNGVYNFLGRVWRLIVDDRADEIALHPAMTTADPDEEELRVVHRTVKAVTDDLTKLQFNTAIARMMEFTNHFTKAERRPKACMETLVLLLSPFAPHLGEELWSILGHVDSLAYEPWPQYDEALLAEATIEVPVQINGKVRSKVHVPADASQAAVLDAAKADAKIAEQLAGKQIVKEVYVPGRLVNFVVK
- a CDS encoding glucose-1-phosphate adenylyltransferase translates to MRNAVAVVLGGGQGSRLRPLTNYRSKPAVPLAGKYRLIDIPISNCLNSGLNRIYVLTQFLSVSLHRHIRGTYRFDNFSGGFVEILAAQQTMAEGTDWYQGTADAVRKNLRYMTQAGIDYVVILSGDQLYRMDFAAMLRTHIDSGADATIAAKPFHSSEADALGVMRIDDSGRVIGFVEKPKTEEQLASVRMDPAWFDARGVVSGGRDCLASMGIYIFSSRVLSELLEGDNHQDFGKEVFPHAIDRRKVQVHLFDGYWEDIGTIRSFFDANLQLAQPNAPFDLTDAVAPIYTRPRFLPPSRFDGAKISGSLIADGCVIEPGAVIENSVVGVRCRIGRGVTIRNSVLMGADFYESPRGLAASEGAGLPPIGIGAGATIEGAIVDKNCRIGPGAQVVNNDGIGEGKAGDFCMVSEGILVVEKDAALPANWRG
- a CDS encoding toxin-antitoxin system YwqK family antitoxin, with product MRQFSFTSFMTCGVAALVLGATASAYAAETAYLDEPTPPPPPKAMGKLKIPEKYEDGKVRVEREVIRMSDDTVVNDGLFTEYYHDGQKFAEGTFKQGIHNGTWTFWHPNGQICKVVTFVDGLPDGEWDVFDEKGNLAAHKGYAKGLRAGTWTTYYDDGKTPKIVQSWKDNKLTGERRTFHPNGKVNQESHFVDGLLDGMVVEHDPSGRKTAEANFKAGKREGKFTQWAPDGTATVVNYRDDKPVME
- the ftsH gene encoding ATP-dependent zinc metalloprotease FtsH yields the protein MDDSSPPPKKPSGAQRINLGPLVLLLVLGFAVAMAISGSWSEVKSLAYTELLDAIEAGNVASVTFVGGDHVKGEFKPPVEAAAGAAPTAGEETPSTSDAPASAAKPAAAENKPAPGQVFVCTLPPQTGEAFLQALRDAGVQVAAEEPANYGDILALATFALLVAMIIAAWSMMRRTREQMMGGGMLSGVTKSPARRYDEQAQRVTFDDVAGLGGVKSDLKELVDFLKSPEKFQRLGAQPPKGVLLMGPPGTGKTLLARAVAGEAGVPFFSISGSEFIQLFVGVGAGRVRDMFKTAKENAPSILFIDEIDAVGRQRGAGLGGGHDEREQTLNQILSEMDGFTPASTVIVVAATNRPDVLDPALLRPGRFDRHITVDRPTVAGRKALFELHARKVPIDESVDFDRLARATVGLTGADIRNIVNEAALWATRRNKEHVGSEDFEYARDKVIMGGRREEVLNEKEKLVTAYHEAGHAVLAWLLPGSDLVHKVTIVPRGRALGVTQLVPEEDRHNISQQSLEARIVMGLGGRTAEKLQFDEYSAGAESDLKMVTQIARRMVTRWGMSERVGPIAYANSEEHPFLGREIVQEERQFSEHTARMIDEEVARIINDCAERAVAMLGEHRDKLDKLSLALLEDEELDVDEIAALIGPSVNAPRAVVADAAT
- a CDS encoding Dabb family protein, with translation MPDGHHGLSHGVYFTLKDRSPAACAALVSACNKHLPEHEGLVHMSVGIRGEQYQRPVNDQDFDVALTLVFATEADHERYQVSARHKQFIAENAPTWAKVRVFDALIG